The DNA region AGAAAGCGTTCAATATGCCGGAACGATTAGAGCTTGGCGATGGCTTGGTGAATCTGTGGAAGCAGGGGTGGACATGCAAATTTCACAAAAATTAAGAAGAGATTGGATAGAGGAGAAAGCGTGCAATGGGTTTTAAACTTGTATGTTGAACCTATTCTCATTCCATGTGGAACTCCTGCTAAAGAAATCTAAAAGGTTAAACTTGTAATGCAGGCGCCGTGTTATATCTGCTATCTATCAATAAGAGACGCTCATTGATGTGATCTATAACGGGGCATTATTGACTCTTTTCATCCAAGTGTCGGGTTGGAAGGAGGATTGAATGTTTTTCAATTCTACTTTAGCATTCCCTTTCAATGCCACTGATGAAAACACGTCGTTACCTGTTCTCAACTCTCTGTGTTGGGTCTTAATCTGTAATCAAATAAGAATTGCTGGTGGGATGAATTGATGGATCACCTAGTACTTGCTTTGACAAGTTGCGTTGAATTTCTTTAACTGAAGTTTATTTCTTACTTCTTTTTAGTAATATTTTGACGGAGCCTATCTGATAGACTTTGTGGATAGAAATTTCaagtagtttttcttttacttcAGATGTTTGGGTTCTCTGGGCAGACTTTTCAGATTGTTTGATTGGATTTGTTTCTCCAGTATAGTCTAATGAAAGCTCCTGTTGGTGCAGGCATCCTGCATACTATTATTTTTCATCGTGCTTTAGGTCTTGTGCGGCCCAAGGAAATCGACTTGGAACTTTTCGAAATTACATATGTAAGTGGGTTTTAGTAGAGTTCCCCTTTTCTGATCCATTAGTTATTATCGACTGATGTCTGTGTATTCATTGCTAGTAGTTTTGGCAAGTTGGTTTTACCTTTTCTATGTAGCTTGCATATTAATATTGAAAAGGAGACCCAAATTTTAGTTTGTGATTGTTCATCTTGCAAGCTGAAAGTATTATGGAGCTGTGGCCTATTACTAATTATCTTGTCTTGCTTTCTAACATAGGTGCAATGTGGAGATGTAGATGTTGAGAagaaaatagatgaaaagatAGAGCAGTTTATATGTTGGGTGGAGAAGCACCCAAACAAGAAAAGTCAGGTTTGTACTCTTCCATTGACCATTAGGTCTTATCATGTTGAATTTTTTCTGAATAAGTTTTTATGACATTTTGCTTGATGATAATCTATGACACATAAATGAGGTCGGTTTATATGGTTTGCTTACGTCTTAACTGTTTCACAACTACTATGTCTGTTGACGCTaatcttatttttcatatgAAATAGCCTACAGTGAAGTTCATCAGATAACTCATGTAATGATTGTCGAAATGTTGCAATAAACTTGTCCAGACGTTTCATTGCTGTAAGTTAATTTACTTGTTCCTGTGCCTATGTAATTGTCAATTGTAGCTTGTCTTTGTTTTAGCTTCCTATGTCAAATTATGTTTTTGATGCAACTCTTTGATAAGAAATAAGCAAGCCCAACAGAAGGACAAGGTctaaattgttattttctacCATTATTActataattcatatttttcacGCATTGTAAGAGTATTatacatttgaatttttttccttaagaTTATAACGAAGGTAGAATTGGCATCATGCCTGTGAAGATCGATTGGGCCACATTTGTTGTATGATAGGTTGGAAGGCAATGGAATAGGACAATTTCACATGGAGATTCGTACCCCAAACACTTCCCTTCATATCTAACATGGTATCAGGGGTAtgagatttgattttttacctCAGTTATTAACTCTCACTCTTGATGCAGATATGTCTATCTTTCTTCgaagtgaaaaataaacaggCATCATGGTTCACAAACAAAATTGAGCGCCTGTATTGGGAACAGTGGTACATCAACTTGAACGTAGCCCAACAGCCAAAAGTACATTCTAGCAAATCATACAGTTCCAAAGTCGTAGACCCTGGTGGTATGATTATTTCTGATATACCAATAAATACAGCCTTACTAGGGCTGCTGAGATTTTATCGCCTCATTCTGCTTCTTTGTGCAGAGAATGCC from Punica granatum isolate Tunisia-2019 chromosome 3, ASM765513v2, whole genome shotgun sequence includes:
- the LOC116201490 gene encoding autophagy-related protein 101 produces the protein MNCEVCQLKELEVEHYEIREVLRCILHTIIFHRALGLVRPKEIDLELFEITYVQCGDVDVEKKIDEKIEQFICWVEKHPNKKSQICLSFFEVKNKQASWFTNKIERLYWEQWYINLNVAQQPKVHSSKSYSSKVVDPGENAHEERSVRRATLEASLRDVLFQIIRFVNDKKEHVPPIPNREGVISFPYEITIPSSSDSAFGMDMIKRMLQTGHPTMLS